TTTATCTGAAATATTAGAGAATGCAGATATTAAACAAATATTTTGTAATGGTGCAAAGTCGTATGAGTACTATAGAAAGTATCAAGAGAAGGAAACGGGTAGAAAAGCGGTAAAGCTGCCTTCAACCAGTCCGGCTAATGCAGCTTTTTCTATAGAGAAACTTACAAGAGCGTGGAAGGAAATTTGTGTTCCGTTGCAGGTAGCACCAACAGGAATTGGCGAGGTTTTACTGAATTGGTATGATTATAATGCAAGAATTTTACCATGGAGAAGTGAGCCAACGCCATATCATGTGTGGATTTCAGAGATTATGCTGCAACAGACTAGAGTAGAAGCAGTGAAAAAATATTATGACCGTTGGATGGAAGTGCTGCCGGATGTGAAGGCATTATCTGAAGTTCCGGATGAAGAACTTATGAAGTTGTGGGAAGGGCTTGGTTATTATAATCGAGCAAGGAATTTAAAGGCTGCTGCACTCCAGGTGATGAAGGAGTTTAATGGGAAAATTCCGGCAGATTATTCAAAACTACTATCTCTTAAAGGCATAGGAGAATATACAGCAGGTGCGATTGCATCGATTGCATTTGGAATTCCGGAACCGGCAGTAGATGGAAACGCTCTTCGAATTTTTTCAAGAATTCTTGCTGAAGATGGTGAAATAAATAAAGCTTCGGTTAAAAAGAAAATAAGTCAGGAAGTGCGACGGGTATTGCCGAAGGAACATCCGGGAGACTTTAATCAGGCGTTGATGGATTTAGGTTCTTCGATTTGTATTCCAAATGGAGAACCATTTTGTGAGAATTGCCCATGGGAGTCTATCTGTCAGGCACATAAATATGGACGGGAAACAGATTTTCCAGTGAAAGCGAAAAAGAAACAGAGAAAAATTGAAAAAAAGGCTGTATTTTTAATAGAAGTATCTGATAAGATTATTTTACACAAAAGGGCAGAGAAAGGGCTTTTAAGTGGATTATGGGAATTGCCTAATCTTGATGGCGAGCTTTCTGCAAAAGAGTTATCTGAACAGATGAAAAAATGGGAAATCGGAGATTATATGATAGAGCCATTGGGTGAAGGAAAGCATATTTTTTCTCATGTTGAGTGGCAGATGAGGGGATATCGTCTTCAAATGAGAGATATTTCAGAGAAACTTTTAGAAAAGGAAGAATGGATTGCCGTATCAAGAGAAGATTTAGAAGAAAAATATGCAATTCCTTCAGCATTTGAATGTTATCGGAAACAAATTTATCGGGGATAGATTTATTCAATAAAAGCTCACTCGCTAAAAAGTAGAAAAACATAAAATAAATAAGAAATAAAAATAGAGTTATAGAAAGGAAACATTATGGAGAAATTAATCGTACTTGGAACAGGAAATGCATCCGTTACAAAATGTTATAATACCTGCTCTATTATTCAGGACAAAAAGGGAAGATACTTTATGATAGATGCCGGAGGTGGGAATGGTATACTTACTCAGCTTGAAAAAATGAATATTCCGGTTACAGAGATTCATGATATTTTCCTTACGCATGAACATACGGATCATCTTTTAGGCATGATCTGGATGATTCGTGTGATTGGTCAGGCAATTCAAAAGGGAAAATATGAAGGAAACTGTACGATTTATTGTCATGATGGCCTGGTAAATGTACTTAAAACTATTTGTGAGCTGACATTGGTTAAAAAGATTACGAAGCTTATAGGAGACAGAATTATTCTTTGTCCGGTACAGGATGGAGAAGAAAAACAGATTTTAGATTATAAAGTCAAGTTTTTCGATATAAGATCTACAAAAGCAAGGCAATTTGGCTTTGTGACAACTTTAAATAATGGAAAGCGTTTGACATTTTGCGGTGATGAGCCATACCAGGAGCATTGTTTTGAATATGCGTACCAGACAGATTACTTTCTGCATGAAGCTTTTTGCTTAGATAAAGAAAAGGATGAATTTAAGCCATATGAAAAACATCATGGTACGGTAAAAGACAGTGCAGAACTGGCGCAGAAGTTAGAAGTAAAGAATCTGTTATTATGGCATACGGAAGATAAAAATATTCGAAAGAGAAAATCTCTTTATAAAAAAGAAGCCAGGAAATATTATAAAGGAAATGTCTATGTACCGTATGACAGAGAAATTATTGAGTTAAAATAATTTCTCTGGAAATGCAGATAAGAGAATTGCTCATTAGAAATATGTCATGCGTTGCATCAACGTATTTTGCGATAAGAATGCTTTGGCATTCTTAAAATGAAAGGGACAGTTTATGAAATTCAGACCATGTATCGATATACATAATGGAAAAGTGAAACAGATTGTCGGTGGCAGTCTTTTAGATAAGGGAGATTATGCAAAAGATAACTTTGTTTCAGAAAAAGATGGAGATTTTTATGCCGGATTATACAAAGATGCCGGACTAAAAGGGGGGCATATTATTCTTTTAAACCCAGCCGGAAGCCAGTATTATGAGGAAGATGTCAGACAGGCCTGCCTGGCGCTTT
This Anaerobutyricum hallii DNA region includes the following protein-coding sequences:
- the mutY gene encoding A/G-specific adenine glycosylase — encoded protein: MKLDETKRQKIVHPIPPLYDKDSKILILGSFPSVKSREEAFFYGHPQNRFWKLLAGVFSENKPETIEEKREFLHKNHVAVWDVIHSCDIIGSSDSSIRNVVPNDLSEILENADIKQIFCNGAKSYEYYRKYQEKETGRKAVKLPSTSPANAAFSIEKLTRAWKEICVPLQVAPTGIGEVLLNWYDYNARILPWRSEPTPYHVWISEIMLQQTRVEAVKKYYDRWMEVLPDVKALSEVPDEELMKLWEGLGYYNRARNLKAAALQVMKEFNGKIPADYSKLLSLKGIGEYTAGAIASIAFGIPEPAVDGNALRIFSRILAEDGEINKASVKKKISQEVRRVLPKEHPGDFNQALMDLGSSICIPNGEPFCENCPWESICQAHKYGRETDFPVKAKKKQRKIEKKAVFLIEVSDKIILHKRAEKGLLSGLWELPNLDGELSAKELSEQMKKWEIGDYMIEPLGEGKHIFSHVEWQMRGYRLQMRDISEKLLEKEEWIAVSREDLEEKYAIPSAFECYRKQIYRG
- a CDS encoding MBL fold metallo-hydrolase; translated protein: MEKLIVLGTGNASVTKCYNTCSIIQDKKGRYFMIDAGGGNGILTQLEKMNIPVTEIHDIFLTHEHTDHLLGMIWMIRVIGQAIQKGKYEGNCTIYCHDGLVNVLKTICELTLVKKITKLIGDRIILCPVQDGEEKQILDYKVKFFDIRSTKARQFGFVTTLNNGKRLTFCGDEPYQEHCFEYAYQTDYFLHEAFCLDKEKDEFKPYEKHHGTVKDSAELAQKLEVKNLLLWHTEDKNIRKRKSLYKKEARKYYKGNVYVPYDREIIELK